A genomic stretch from Mycobacterium cookii includes:
- the nusG gene encoding transcription termination/antitermination protein NusG yields the protein MTTSDGDLPVGETVDIEAALHEVSADDVPETAEAEPAVEQTPAAAEDEAEDVDPATALKADLRTKPGDWYVIHSYAGYENKVKANLETRVQNLDVGDYIFQVEVPTEEVTEIKNGQRKQVNRKVLPGYILVRMDLTDDSWSAVRNTPGVTGFVGATSRPSALTLDDVVKFLLPQGAAKKPAKGAASTAVAASEGGLERPVVEVDYEVGESVTVMDGPFATLPATINEVNAEQQKLKVLVSIFGRETPVELGFTQVSKI from the coding sequence GTGACTACCTCCGACGGCGATCTGCCCGTGGGTGAGACGGTCGACATCGAAGCAGCGCTGCACGAGGTCTCCGCCGACGACGTCCCCGAGACGGCTGAAGCGGAACCAGCGGTCGAACAGACCCCCGCTGCCGCTGAGGACGAGGCCGAAGACGTCGACCCCGCCACCGCGCTGAAGGCTGACCTGCGCACCAAGCCGGGCGACTGGTACGTCATCCACTCCTACGCGGGATACGAGAACAAGGTCAAGGCCAACCTCGAGACCCGTGTGCAGAACCTCGACGTCGGCGACTACATCTTCCAGGTCGAAGTGCCCACCGAAGAGGTCACCGAAATCAAGAACGGCCAGCGCAAGCAGGTCAACCGCAAGGTGCTGCCGGGCTACATCCTGGTGCGGATGGACTTGACCGACGACTCGTGGTCGGCGGTGCGCAACACGCCGGGCGTTACCGGATTCGTCGGCGCGACGTCGCGCCCGTCGGCGCTGACGCTCGACGACGTGGTGAAGTTCCTGCTGCCACAAGGCGCGGCGAAGAAGCCCGCCAAGGGCGCGGCCAGCACAGCGGTCGCGGCCAGCGAAGGTGGCCTGGAACGCCCGGTGGTCGAGGTCGACTACGAAGTCGGCGAGTCGGTCACCGTGATGGACGGACCGTTTGCGACGTTGCCGGCCACCATCAACGAGGTCAACGCCGAACAGCAGAAACTCAAGGTGCTGGTGTCCATCTTCGGCCGCGAAACACCTGTGGAACTGGGCTTCACCCAGGTCTCGAAGATTTAA
- the hadA gene encoding (3R)-hydroxyacyl-ACP dehydratase subunit HadA: MGQNVIGKRFRYPDHYIVEREKIREYAVAVKNDDPVFFEEKAAAELGYAGLTAPLTFISVFGYKAVAAFFEWANIETHDAQVVQVDQALKFFAPIVVGDRLYCDVEIESVRRAHGTDIIMTKQTITNEMGEVLQETYTTLAGRAEEGEEGFKHATA; encoded by the coding sequence TTGGGTCAAAACGTCATCGGAAAGCGGTTCCGGTACCCCGACCACTACATTGTGGAGCGGGAGAAGATCCGGGAGTACGCCGTCGCGGTCAAGAACGATGATCCGGTGTTCTTCGAAGAAAAGGCGGCCGCGGAGCTGGGTTACGCCGGCCTGACCGCTCCACTGACCTTCATCTCGGTGTTCGGATACAAAGCTGTCGCGGCATTTTTCGAGTGGGCCAATATCGAGACCCACGACGCCCAGGTCGTTCAGGTCGACCAGGCGCTGAAGTTTTTCGCGCCGATCGTGGTGGGCGATCGCCTGTACTGCGACGTGGAGATCGAATCGGTTCGGCGCGCGCACGGGACCGACATCATCATGACGAAGCAGACCATCACCAACGAGATGGGTGAGGTCCTACAGGAGACTTACACGACCCTGGCGGGTCGTGCCGAAGAGGGAGAAGAGGGCTTCAAGCATGCCACTGCGTGA
- the secE gene encoding preprotein translocase subunit SecE: protein MSDERNDADAAADGGGTDDTQGGRTAVVTRPQRPSGKRSRHRADDADSSGAVELTDSDADDATGKKAKKAKKAKASGKAGEESTNPIVFVITYLRQVVAELRKVIWPNRKQMGTYTSVVLAFLVFMVTLISVVDLGLAKLVLLVFG, encoded by the coding sequence GTGAGCGACGAACGCAACGATGCCGACGCCGCAGCCGACGGCGGCGGAACCGACGACACGCAAGGCGGTCGGACGGCCGTTGTGACGCGGCCGCAGCGACCCAGCGGAAAGCGGTCCCGTCACAGGGCTGACGACGCCGACAGCTCCGGCGCGGTCGAGCTCACTGACAGCGACGCCGACGACGCGACGGGCAAGAAAGCCAAGAAGGCGAAGAAAGCCAAGGCGTCGGGCAAGGCCGGCGAAGAGTCGACCAACCCGATCGTCTTCGTCATCACCTACCTGCGCCAGGTTGTCGCCGAGCTGCGCAAAGTGATCTGGCCGAACCGCAAGCAGATGGGTACGTACACCTCGGTGGTGTTGGCGTTCCTGGTGTTCATGGTGACGTTGATCAGCGTGGTGGACCTGGGCTTGGCCAAGCTAGTGCTCCTGGTGTTCGGCTGA
- the hadC gene encoding (3R)-hydroxyacyl-ACP dehydratase subunit HadC has protein sequence MAINTDILGMVWDYPDSYEVGREKVREFARSVKAEDPACLEEGAAAELGYDGIVAPPTFVTILGKLVQADFMRKVDTGYETLQMVQVDQRFVFHKPILAGDVLHARMEIESVVERFGADIVVTRNTLINQQGELVMESYTTVMGHEGDNSINLKWDKESGQIVRTA, from the coding sequence GTGGCGATCAACACCGACATCCTGGGCATGGTCTGGGACTACCCGGACAGCTACGAGGTCGGCCGGGAAAAAGTGCGCGAATTCGCCAGGTCGGTCAAGGCCGAGGATCCGGCCTGTCTGGAAGAGGGGGCGGCCGCCGAACTCGGGTATGACGGCATCGTCGCGCCGCCGACATTCGTCACCATCCTCGGGAAGCTGGTCCAGGCGGACTTCATGCGGAAGGTCGACACCGGCTACGAAACGTTGCAGATGGTTCAGGTCGACCAACGCTTCGTCTTCCACAAGCCGATCCTCGCGGGAGACGTGCTGCATGCCCGGATGGAAATCGAGTCCGTCGTCGAGCGCTTCGGCGCCGACATCGTCGTCACCAGAAACACGTTGATCAACCAGCAGGGCGAACTCGTAATGGAGTCCTACACCACGGTGATGGGCCACGAGGGCGACAACTCGATCAATCTCAAATGGGACAAGGAGTCGGGGCAGATCGTCAGGACGGCGTGA
- the rpmG gene encoding 50S ribosomal protein L33, with product MASSTDVRPKITLACEVCKHRNYITKKNRRNDPDRLELKKFCPNCGKHQAHRETR from the coding sequence GTGGCCTCCAGTACAGACGTACGGCCCAAGATCACCTTGGCGTGCGAGGTGTGTAAACACCGCAACTACATCACCAAGAAGAACCGCCGCAACGACCCCGACCGGCTCGAGCTGAAGAAGTTCTGCCCGAACTGCGGCAAGCACCAAGCTCACCGCGAGACGCGCTAG
- a CDS encoding MBL fold metallo-hydrolase — protein MSDFSSGDRLYFRQLLSGRDFAQGDGIAAQMRNFAYLIGDRQTGDCVVVDPAYAAGDLVDALEADGMHLSGVLVTHHHPDHVGGSMMGFELKGLAELLERVSVPVHVNSQEALYVSRITGIPMSDLTSHENGDKVSVGAIDIELLHTPGHTPGSQCFLLDGRLVAGDTLFLEGCGRTDFPGGDSDEIFRSLQKLAKLPGDPTVFPGHWYSAEPSASLSEVKRSNYVYRVANLDQWRTLMGG, from the coding sequence GTGTCTGACTTCTCTTCTGGGGACCGGCTGTACTTCCGCCAACTGCTCTCTGGACGCGACTTCGCCCAAGGCGACGGGATCGCAGCGCAGATGCGCAACTTCGCGTATCTGATCGGCGACCGGCAAACCGGTGACTGCGTCGTGGTCGACCCGGCCTACGCGGCCGGCGACCTGGTCGACGCGCTCGAGGCCGACGGGATGCACCTGTCCGGCGTGCTGGTCACCCACCACCACCCCGACCACGTCGGCGGCTCGATGATGGGCTTCGAGCTCAAGGGGCTGGCCGAGTTGCTCGAACGAGTCAGCGTCCCGGTCCACGTCAATTCGCAAGAAGCGCTTTATGTCTCGCGGATCACCGGGATCCCGATGAGTGATCTCACTTCGCATGAGAACGGTGACAAGGTCAGCGTCGGCGCCATCGACATCGAGTTGCTGCATACCCCCGGGCACACGCCGGGTAGCCAGTGCTTTCTGCTCGACGGCCGGTTGGTTGCCGGCGACACCCTGTTCCTGGAGGGCTGCGGGCGCACCGACTTTCCCGGCGGCGATTCCGACGAAATATTCCGCAGTCTGCAAAAGCTGGCAAAGCTTCCGGGCGATCCGACGGTATTTCCGGGTCATTGGTATTCGGCTGAGCCGAGTGCGTCACTATCGGAGGTGAAGCGGTCGAATTACGTCTATCGAGTGGCTAACCTTGACCAGTGGCGAACGCTGATGGGTGGGTAA
- the hadB gene encoding (3R)-hydroxyacyl-ACP dehydratase subunit HadB — protein MPLREFDSVKVGDQLPEKIYPLTRQDLVNYAGVSGDLNPIHWDDEIAKVVGLDTVIAHGMLTMGLGGGFVTSWVGDPGAVTEYNVRFTAVVPVPNDGKGAEIVFSGKVKSVDPESKSVTIALTATTDGKKIFGRAIASAKLA, from the coding sequence ATGCCACTGCGTGAGTTCGATTCGGTGAAGGTGGGTGACCAGCTTCCGGAGAAGATCTACCCGCTGACCCGGCAAGACCTGGTCAACTACGCGGGCGTGTCGGGAGACCTCAACCCGATTCACTGGGATGACGAGATCGCCAAGGTTGTCGGGCTGGACACCGTGATCGCTCATGGGATGTTGACCATGGGCCTGGGCGGCGGCTTCGTCACCTCGTGGGTCGGCGATCCCGGGGCGGTCACCGAGTACAACGTGCGGTTCACCGCGGTGGTACCGGTGCCCAACGACGGCAAGGGCGCCGAGATCGTGTTCAGCGGCAAGGTGAAGTCCGTCGACCCGGAGAGCAAGTCGGTGACGATCGCGCTGACGGCCACCACCGACGGTAAGAAGATCTTCGGCCGAGCGATTGCTTCGGCGAAGTTGGCGTAA